A section of the Streptomyces sp. SCL15-4 genome encodes:
- the coaBC gene encoding bifunctional phosphopantothenoylcysteine decarboxylase/phosphopantothenate--cysteine ligase CoaBC has protein sequence MDKPKVVLGVSGGIAAYKACELLRRFTESGHDVRVVPTASALHFVGAATWSALSGNPVSTEVWDDVHEVPHVRIGQHADLVVVAPATADMLAKAAHGLADDLLTNTLLTARCPVVFAPAMHTEMWEHPATQENVATLRRRGAVVIEPAVGRLTGVDTGKGRLPDPAEIFEVCRRVLARGSAAPDLEGRHVVVSAGGTREPLDPVRFLGNRSSGKQGYALARTAAARGARVTLVAANTALPDPAGVDVVRVGTAVQLREAVLKAAADADAVVMAAAVADFRPAAYATGKIKKKDGQEPEPVVLVRNPDVLAEISADRARPGQVIVGFAAETDDVLANGRTKLARKGCDLLVVNEVGERKTFGSEESEAVVLGADGSETPVPYGPKEDLADTVWDLVVRRLG, from the coding sequence GTGGACAAGCCGAAGGTCGTACTGGGGGTCAGTGGCGGCATCGCCGCCTACAAGGCCTGTGAGCTGCTGAGAAGGTTCACCGAGTCGGGCCACGACGTCCGCGTGGTGCCCACCGCCTCCGCGCTGCACTTCGTCGGCGCCGCCACCTGGTCCGCGCTGTCCGGCAACCCGGTCTCCACCGAGGTCTGGGACGACGTCCACGAGGTCCCGCACGTCCGCATCGGCCAGCACGCCGACCTGGTGGTGGTGGCCCCGGCCACCGCCGACATGCTCGCCAAGGCCGCCCACGGCCTCGCCGACGACCTGCTGACCAACACCCTGCTCACCGCGCGCTGCCCGGTGGTCTTCGCACCCGCGATGCACACCGAGATGTGGGAGCACCCGGCCACCCAGGAGAACGTGGCCACGCTGCGCCGCCGCGGCGCCGTCGTCATCGAGCCCGCCGTCGGCCGCCTCACCGGCGTCGACACCGGCAAGGGCCGGCTGCCCGACCCGGCCGAGATCTTCGAGGTCTGCCGCCGGGTGCTGGCCCGCGGCAGCGCCGCGCCCGATCTCGAAGGACGGCACGTCGTCGTCTCCGCCGGCGGCACCCGCGAGCCCCTCGACCCGGTCCGCTTCCTCGGCAACCGCTCCTCCGGCAAGCAGGGCTACGCCCTCGCCCGCACCGCCGCGGCCCGCGGCGCCCGGGTCACGCTGGTCGCGGCCAACACCGCTCTGCCCGACCCGGCGGGCGTGGACGTCGTCCGGGTCGGCACCGCCGTGCAGCTGCGCGAGGCCGTCCTGAAGGCCGCGGCGGACGCCGACGCCGTGGTCATGGCCGCCGCCGTGGCCGATTTCCGGCCGGCCGCCTATGCCACCGGGAAGATCAAGAAGAAGGACGGCCAGGAGCCGGAGCCCGTCGTCCTGGTGCGCAACCCGGACGTCCTCGCGGAGATCTCCGCCGACCGGGCCCGGCCCGGACAGGTGATCGTGGGCTTCGCCGCCGAGACCGACGACGTCCTCGCCAACGGCCGCACCAAGCTCGCCCGCAAGGGCTGTGACCTGCTCGTGGTGAACGAGGTGGGGGAGCGCAAGACCTTCGGCTCCGAGGAGAGCGAGGCCGTGGTGCTGGGCGCCGACGGCAGCGAGACCCCGGTGCCGTACGGCCCCAAGGAGGACCTCGCCGACACCGTCTGGGATCTGGTCGTCCGGCGACTGGGCTGA
- the metK gene encoding methionine adenosyltransferase gives MSRRLFTSESVTEGHPDKIADQISDTILDALLREDPTSRVAVETLITTGLVHVAGEVTTKAYADIATLVRNKILDIGYDSSKKGFDGASCGVSVSIGAQSPDIAQGVDAAYEARVEGDDDELDRQGAGDQGLMFGYASDETPTLMPLPIFLAHRLSKRLSEVRKNGTIPYLRPDGKTQVTIEYDGDKAVRLDTVVVSSQHASDIDLESLLAPDIREFVVEPELKALLDEGIKLDTEGYRLLVNPTGRFEIGGPMGDAGLTGRKIIIDTYGGMARHGGGAFSGKDPSKVDRSAAYAMRWVAKNVVAAGLASRCEVQVAYAIGKAEPVGLFVETFGTHKIDPEKIEKAIDEVFDLRPAAIIRDLDLLRPIYGQTAAYGHFGRELPEFTWERTDRVDALRAAAGL, from the coding sequence GTGTCCCGTCGCCTGTTCACCTCGGAGTCCGTGACCGAGGGTCACCCCGACAAGATCGCTGACCAGATCAGCGACACCATTCTCGACGCGCTTCTGCGTGAGGACCCGACCTCCCGGGTCGCCGTGGAGACGCTCATCACCACCGGCCTGGTGCACGTGGCCGGCGAGGTGACGACCAAGGCCTACGCGGACATCGCGACCCTCGTCCGCAACAAGATCCTGGACATCGGCTACGACTCCTCCAAGAAGGGCTTCGACGGCGCCTCCTGCGGCGTGTCGGTGTCCATCGGCGCGCAGTCCCCGGACATCGCCCAGGGTGTCGACGCCGCGTACGAGGCCCGGGTCGAGGGCGACGACGACGAGCTGGACCGGCAGGGCGCGGGCGACCAGGGCCTGATGTTCGGCTACGCCTCCGACGAGACGCCGACCCTCATGCCGCTGCCGATCTTCCTGGCGCACCGCCTGTCCAAGCGCCTGTCCGAGGTCCGCAAGAACGGCACCATCCCCTACCTGCGCCCGGACGGCAAGACCCAGGTCACCATCGAGTACGACGGCGACAAGGCCGTCCGCCTGGACACGGTGGTCGTCTCCTCGCAGCACGCCTCCGACATCGACCTGGAGTCGCTGCTCGCGCCCGACATCCGCGAGTTCGTGGTGGAGCCGGAGCTGAAGGCGCTGCTGGACGAGGGCATCAAGCTGGACACCGAGGGCTACCGCCTGCTGGTCAACCCGACCGGCCGGTTCGAGATCGGCGGCCCGATGGGCGACGCCGGCCTGACCGGCCGCAAGATCATCATCGACACCTACGGCGGCATGGCCCGCCACGGCGGCGGCGCCTTCTCCGGCAAGGACCCGTCCAAGGTGGACCGCTCGGCCGCGTACGCGATGCGCTGGGTCGCCAAGAACGTCGTGGCGGCCGGACTGGCCTCCCGCTGCGAGGTCCAGGTCGCCTACGCCATCGGCAAGGCCGAGCCCGTCGGTCTGTTCGTGGAGACCTTCGGCACCCACAAGATCGACCCCGAGAAGATCGAGAAGGCGATCGACGAGGTCTTCGACCTCCGCCCCGCCGCGATCATCCGCGACCTCGACCTGCTCCGCCCGATCTACGGCCAGACCGCCGCGTACGGCCACTTCGGCCGCGAGCTGCCCGAGTTCACCTGGGAGCGCACCGACCGCGTCGACGCCCTGCGCGCCGCAGCGGGCCTGTAA
- a CDS encoding primosomal protein N': MSSENGAGRGEGGGGAEGAPPEQLALIRESVRQAKVPRAKPRTWRGAALAPELPVARVLVDKGVLHLDRYFDYAVPAELDAQAQPGVRVRVRFGAGRHRVRDGRREGGGLIDGFLIERRAESDYSGPLAALAQVVSPEPVLGEELLGLARAVADRYAGSLADVLQLAVPPRNARAEQRPSPAPLPPPEAPGTGSWARYEHGSAFLDALASGGAPRAVWNALPGPLWSEELARAVAATLASGRGALVVVPDGRAAARVDTALTALLGPGRHALLTADAGPEKRYAQWLAVRRGAVRAVVGTRAAMFAPVRDLGLVAVWDDGDDSHSEPHAPQPHARDVLLLRAALDRCAFLLGGWGCTVEGAQLVESGWARPLVAGREQVRRSAPLVRTVGDEDLARDEAARAARLPTVAWQAAREGLRHGPVLVQVPRRGYTPRMACARCRAPARCRHCSGPLEGQDGGVLRCGWCGREESAWHCPECGGFRLRAQIVGARRTAEELGRAFPAVPVRTSGREHVLDTVPDTPALVVSTPGAEPVAEGGYAAALLLDGWAMLSRPDLRAGEDALRRWIAAGALVRPQEEGGTVVVVAEPTLRPVQALVRWDPVGHAVRELGERAELGFPPVSRMAAVSGPPAAVAEFLAAVELPPDAEVLGPVPLPPPPPGRPRRPGAPPPGEHWERALVRVPPGSGATLATALKTAQAARMARGTAEQVRVRIDPPDIG, translated from the coding sequence GTGAGCAGCGAGAACGGGGCGGGCCGGGGTGAGGGGGGCGGCGGGGCCGAAGGGGCGCCGCCGGAGCAGCTCGCGCTGATCCGGGAGAGTGTGCGCCAGGCCAAGGTGCCGCGGGCCAAGCCGCGGACCTGGCGCGGAGCGGCGCTCGCCCCGGAGCTGCCCGTCGCACGGGTGCTGGTCGACAAGGGCGTGCTCCACCTCGACCGGTACTTCGACTACGCCGTGCCCGCCGAGCTGGACGCCCAGGCCCAGCCCGGGGTGCGGGTGCGGGTGCGGTTCGGGGCCGGACGGCACCGGGTGCGCGACGGGCGCCGGGAGGGCGGCGGGCTCATCGACGGCTTCCTGATCGAGCGCCGGGCGGAGTCCGACTACTCCGGACCGCTGGCCGCGCTCGCCCAGGTCGTCTCGCCCGAACCGGTGCTCGGCGAGGAACTGCTCGGCCTCGCCCGGGCCGTCGCCGACCGGTACGCCGGCAGCCTCGCCGACGTGCTGCAACTGGCCGTCCCGCCGCGCAACGCCCGCGCCGAGCAGCGGCCCTCTCCCGCCCCGCTGCCTCCGCCCGAGGCGCCCGGCACCGGTTCCTGGGCCCGGTACGAGCACGGGAGCGCCTTCCTCGACGCGCTGGCCTCCGGCGGAGCGCCCAGAGCCGTGTGGAACGCGCTGCCCGGGCCGCTGTGGAGCGAGGAGCTGGCCCGGGCCGTCGCCGCCACGCTCGCCTCCGGGCGGGGCGCCCTGGTCGTCGTACCGGACGGGCGGGCCGCCGCGCGCGTCGACACCGCGCTGACCGCGCTGCTCGGCCCCGGCCGGCACGCGCTGCTCACCGCCGACGCCGGTCCCGAGAAGCGGTACGCGCAGTGGCTGGCGGTGCGGCGCGGTGCCGTGCGCGCCGTCGTCGGGACCCGGGCGGCGATGTTCGCGCCCGTGCGGGACCTCGGGCTCGTCGCGGTCTGGGACGACGGCGACGACAGCCACAGCGAGCCGCACGCGCCGCAGCCGCACGCCCGCGACGTGCTGCTGCTGCGCGCCGCGCTGGACCGGTGCGCCTTCCTGCTGGGCGGCTGGGGCTGCACCGTGGAGGGTGCCCAGCTGGTCGAGAGCGGCTGGGCCCGGCCGCTGGTCGCCGGGCGCGAGCAGGTGCGCCGGTCCGCGCCCCTCGTCCGGACCGTCGGCGACGAGGACCTCGCGCGCGACGAGGCCGCCCGCGCCGCCCGGCTGCCCACCGTCGCCTGGCAGGCGGCGCGCGAGGGACTGCGGCACGGGCCGGTGCTCGTCCAGGTGCCCCGGCGCGGTTACACCCCCCGCATGGCCTGCGCCCGCTGCCGCGCGCCCGCCCGGTGCCGGCACTGCTCCGGGCCGCTGGAGGGACAGGACGGGGGCGTGCTGCGGTGCGGGTGGTGCGGGCGCGAGGAGAGCGCCTGGCACTGCCCGGAGTGCGGCGGCTTCCGGCTCCGCGCCCAGATCGTCGGCGCGCGCCGTACCGCCGAGGAACTGGGGCGGGCCTTTCCCGCCGTACCGGTGCGCACCTCGGGACGCGAGCATGTGCTGGACACCGTTCCGGACACGCCCGCGCTGGTGGTCAGCACGCCGGGCGCCGAACCGGTGGCCGAGGGCGGCTACGCGGCGGCCCTGCTCCTGGACGGCTGGGCCATGCTCTCCCGTCCCGACCTGCGGGCCGGCGAGGACGCGCTGCGCCGGTGGATCGCGGCCGGCGCGCTGGTGCGGCCGCAGGAGGAGGGAGGCACCGTGGTCGTGGTGGCCGAGCCCACGCTGCGGCCCGTGCAGGCGCTGGTGCGGTGGGACCCCGTCGGGCACGCCGTGCGGGAACTGGGCGAGCGGGCGGAGCTGGGATTCCCGCCGGTGTCCCGGATGGCCGCCGTGTCCGGACCGCCGGCGGCCGTCGCGGAGTTCCTGGCGGCCGTCGAGTTGCCGCCGGACGCGGAGGTGCTGGGACCGGTACCGCTGCCGCCCCCGCCGCCCGGCCGTCCGCGCAGACCCGGCGCGCCCCCGCCCGGCGAACACTGGGAGCGCGCCCTCGTCCGCGTCCCGCCGGGCAGCGGCGCCACCCTGGCCACGGCCCTGAAGACGGCCCAGGCCGCCCGCATGGCCCGCGGCACCGCCGAGCAGGTACGGGTCCGTATCGACCCACCGGACATCGGCTGA